One Desulfobulbaceae bacterium DNA window includes the following coding sequences:
- a CDS encoding 3-isopropylmalate dehydratase large subunit, whose protein sequence is MGQTITEKIFAAHHRDNPSDDNVVLDIDVVMCHEITTPIAINDLMERGMDRVFDPTKIKAVIDHVTPSKDSKTATQAKIIRDWAKRQGIKDFFDIGANGVCHALFPEKGFIRPGYTVIMGDSHTCTHGAFGAFAAGVGTTDLEVGILKGVCSFRTPQTIKVIINGLMPNGVYAKDIILHIIKTLTVKGATDTIMEFVGPVVEAMTMESRMTLCNMAIEAGATCGVCMPDKITAQYLWPFIKDQYADIDQAVTDFRRWHSDADAVYAKELTFDISSLGPQVTYGYKPDEVKDITDMAGTRIDQVYIGSCTNGRLEDLREAAKIIAGRTIAPGVRGILSPATPAIYNQALAEGLIQQFMAAGFCVTNPTCGACLGMSNGVLAAGEACASTTNRNFNGRMGKGGMVHLMSPLSAAAAAVAGTITDPRTFL, encoded by the coding sequence ATGGGCCAGACCATTACTGAAAAGATTTTTGCCGCACATCACCGCGACAATCCTTCTGACGACAATGTCGTCTTGGATATCGATGTGGTGATGTGTCATGAAATCACTACGCCTATCGCCATCAACGACCTGATGGAACGGGGCATGGACCGGGTCTTCGATCCAACCAAGATCAAAGCGGTTATCGATCATGTTACCCCGTCCAAGGATTCTAAAACAGCGACCCAGGCCAAGATTATTCGTGATTGGGCCAAACGGCAGGGGATTAAAGATTTTTTTGATATCGGCGCCAATGGCGTTTGTCATGCGCTGTTCCCGGAAAAAGGATTCATTCGTCCAGGGTACACAGTAATCATGGGCGACTCTCACACCTGCACTCATGGCGCTTTTGGGGCGTTTGCCGCCGGGGTAGGGACTACGGATCTTGAAGTTGGCATTCTTAAAGGAGTATGTTCGTTTAGGACCCCGCAGACCATTAAGGTGATTATCAATGGCCTTATGCCTAACGGAGTGTATGCCAAGGATATCATCCTTCATATTATTAAGACCCTGACAGTCAAGGGTGCCACAGATACGATCATGGAGTTTGTCGGGCCGGTAGTGGAGGCCATGACCATGGAGTCGAGGATGACTCTGTGCAATATGGCGATCGAAGCCGGAGCCACCTGCGGAGTCTGTATGCCGGACAAGATCACGGCTCAATACCTCTGGCCATTTATCAAGGACCAATACGCTGATATCGATCAGGCCGTCACCGATTTCAGACGATGGCATTCCGATGCCGACGCGGTCTATGCAAAGGAGTTGACCTTCGATATCTCCTCTCTTGGACCTCAGGTTACCTATGGCTACAAGCCGGACGAGGTTAAGGACATTACCGACATGGCTGGTACTCGCATTGATCAAGTCTATATCGGTTCATGTACTAATGGCCGCTTGGAAGACCTGCGGGAAGCAGCGAAGATTATAGCTGGACGCACCATTGCCCCTGGAGTACGTGGAATTTTATCCCCAGCAACCCCTGCCATTTATAATCAGGCCCTAGCCGAAGGGTTGATTCAGCAATTCATGGCCGCAGGTTTTTGTGTTACCAATCCAACGTGCGGGGCCTGTCTTGGCATGAGCAACGGCGTTCTTGCCGCTGGCGAAGCCTGCGCCTCAACCACCAACCGCAATTTTAACGGGCGGATGGGCAAGGGAGGCATGGTTCACCTGATGAGCCCG